Part of the Spea bombifrons isolate aSpeBom1 chromosome 3, aSpeBom1.2.pri, whole genome shotgun sequence genome, AACATCATATAGGTTATTATCTAACCCGGTATTTCATTTCCTTTAGATAAGATTCGCAAGATAACGGTAAAGACTCATACAACAAACTCCGATAATGTGTTGAGTAAATAATTTAGCCAAATGATGATGGGCTTTAGAAGCGGTACTTTCCTTCCACTCTTCTAATGAGGTCACATATATCACTAGTAATGTCTTATCCccaagtatttcattttttccacaTGCAGaaggacacacacacatgcacagttTGCCATCAGCATGAAATATCTCTTGTATCAAGGCAGTAAACACTATTTACTTCATTGATGCCTCGAAAAAGGTGTTACTGCAAGCATTAAAACATTGGAATAGCTGGGCTATACCTGCTTGTTTACCTTCATCAtgatcatcatacctgggaactctccgggttagacagcgggaacgcccccggcATCAGCGTGAATtccccgacatcagtgggaacgtcCCCCGATGTCAGCGGTTATTCCCCCGACagcagcgggaacgcccccaacgtcagcgggaactcccaccaatgtcagcgggaccgcccaccgatatcagtgggaccgcccagtgtgcagtcctggcggCGTCCCGCAAGGTTTGGATGTCAAAATAGTTGAATGTATAACACAGTGATTCAGTCacaggaggcagaaggttgtagttaatggtgtttattcagaggaaggacttTTTACTAGTGGGGTGCATCGGGGATCACTATTGGAACTTTATAagatttttattagtaatattccAGATATTAATGGTAAGGTGTATCTTTTTGCAGacgatacaaaggtctgcaacagacCTTGCAGGTGGAACaagtcaaatggcaaattagttaagtaaattagaagaatagtCGAGAGTGTGGGAGCTGCTcgttaatgttgataaatgtaaaataatgcacttgggacataaaaatcccaaggcagaagATAGCACTGGGGCACTGTtagtgacaacagaagagaaaAACTTAAgagtaattaccgtatttgcttgattataagacgaccctgattataagacgaccccccaaaatctgaatattaacttaggtaaaaaagaaaaagcctgaatataagacgaccctaaaggaaaaaagttttaccagtaaatgttaattcatgtaaactattttttttaataaaagctatgattgagaaaaatatttttttttgtttttatttcttgtattttccaacctgtcccccagttacgcacatctgcccccagacttgccacaccaatatggcactgtggcccatgatatgccttttaaccctctatatgccactgtgccccatggtatgccttttgaccccctatgtgccactctgcctccagaaatgccttatacccctatatcccattctggcatttagggggttaaaatgcatattatggggcagagtggcatatagggaggtataaggcattccaggaggcagagtggcattaagggagttaaaaggcattatatagagcactctgcctccagaaatgccttatacccctatatgccactctggcatttagggggttaaaaggcatattatggggcagagtggcatatagggaggtataaggcatttcaggaggcagagtgcactattaaatgcccccttaacgccactctgcctcctgaaatgccttatacctccctatatgccactctgccccataatatgccttttaaccccctaagtgccagagtggcatataggggtgtaaggcattccagaaatgccctacacacacacacacacacacacacacacacacacacacacacttacttacttacttaccggtgcttccaatttcctgctgtattgccggggcagcgggttgacgtctcattccgcggcagccggaaggaggtggagttggcagcgggggtttgtatgcgtccgtcgcaaataccttccccggctgtcagagatcaggaactcttaaactctgatctctgacagtcggggaaggtatttgcgacggacgcatacaaacccccgctgccaacttcacctccggaagcaccggtaagtgtgtgtgtgtgtgggggggggcgacgacaggaggatccaggtcccctgcagcggtgcgggggatctggatcttagtctcctaatcagacctctatttgaggtctgattagaagacgaccccgattataagacgaggggtatttttcagagcatttgctctgaaaaaaacctcgtcttataatcgagcaaatacggtattcccTACAGCCTAAAGGTACACAGACAATGTAATAAAGTgttggaaaaaaacaagcatggTTCAGGGTTGCATAGGGAGAGACATTaatagcaggaagagggagaggtggttctgccaaTTTACAGATCCCtcaggcctcacctagagtattgtgtacagttctggagacctcgTCAGAGGAGGTctacaaaaataataagtgGCTTGCAGAATAACATTTATCTGGGAAAACTAAGGAACTGTTACATGTATAGCTTAGAGGAGTGGAAGAGAGAGTCGAGATGtagtaaagacatttaaatacttaaagggacttaacaaagtacaggacgGTGGCTTATTTCAAAGGATGAGAAATGCTTGCGCAAGATGGTCTAAAACTAGATAGTCAGAGGCTTACATGTGATGTAAGGAAGAGGATGAGAGGATGGTTGATAAAtagatcagcctcccagcagaagtggtgggaactcaaacatgcatgggacaggcatctAGGACAGCACCAAGGACTAATTGGGGTTTTTGCTGCTTACACCAGAAACAATTGGCAGACAAGGTGAGCGTATAGCATTCAGTTTTACAAATCTATGATGAAGCCCATAGCTTGGAGACCAGTCCAGGCCTCCCTGTATAACACTGCACTATAGTAACACACAAACAGGTGACAGCACATGGGATGTTAGTCTTGGTTATATAATGGTTTTAATATGTGTTTACCGGTAACAATGTTGTTTTTAAGACCAAAAATCACTTAAGGAGAAATTCTGTGCACAAATAAATCATCTGGAATATTTAAAGAATGTCAAACAAGAATGATGTTCTTCTAAAACTAAAGGCTGAGTGTCGCCCCAGACATTTCTGTAAATAACCAGCAACAAAACAGCTGGTCTGTTCTCATGCCTGAAATTCTTTTTCACTTAAAAGCAAATCAAAAGGAACACATGCAAACACGTGTTAATTATGCTTCAACATATTCAGGATTATTAAGAAGGTGTCACATATCACATATTCGTGCAACTGTCTTATTAGAGAATGCAAGAAAAATCTGCTGGCTTGCCTTACTTAAAATTAGTTCTGTTTTCAACAAAGCATTTAACAGAGAAATCATGTTATATTCCTGTTACACTCGTCGCTTGTGACAGCCATTACCGTTAGGAAAGGGGTATGTGTTCATATTTATGGCCCCTTCGGCCTACAGATCCCTAGATGCCCCAAAGGACGTCCCCTTCTCCTGCTGGGTCATCCTATAGAGtgtcagcatatgatgttatatcCCAGGTATACACATTATTCCCATAAAAACAATACTACAGAACTCTGTAGCACTGGGTCAGTTTCCAAAGAGGTATTTGATCTTAGGCCTCTCCAAATTGATCCATTGCGGGCTATAGTGCACTAGGGAGATCAATTGGCTCCTAGTGAAGGGGCTACCATTCCCTGGATCCGCTGCCCTAGGCCGGTACATTCCACTGCATATGCTGATGGTGAATGTTTTGGGGCCTGAGTTCCCAATTTCCTACATGAAAACAAGTTGCAGAGCTCCAAAGAGCCAGCACTGCATGTTGGTGCCTACCTCTGGTGTAAAGCCATGTTGTTTTCaccttccattaaaaaaaagaaaaaacataatacacacaagcatatactcacactcacataaatacatacatacacacatatccacacacactgTTTGAGGTCAGTTAGCCATTTCctagtttttgaaagaaaagcaaattttgacCATTAAAACACTGTCAAATGGTACAAATACAGTGCAGTTGTTGTTAAttctgtaaatgactattgtagctgggaaAGACTCATCTTTTAATTGAATATCTTCACagatgtacagaggcccttATCAGCAACAAttacccctgtgttccaattgcaTGTTGTattagctaatccaagtttaagtttaaaaggccaattgatcattagaaaactcttttgcgATTACATCAgcacagctacaaatttccttgttttccatgaaaacagctaagtgacctcacaattttgaacggtagtgtacatacaaaaaagatgagATGGACAACACTAGGTTGCCCTAGTAAGTTTTAGCTCACTTGTCATAGTAACCTCCTTCAGCATATCTAACTATTCCCACCTACAAGTGCATTCTAGAACCAAAACACATTGCAAAGTTCACTAGGTTTcaagtttttctgaagtaatactgcagttttttggacatgaaaaaactgcaatactgcacttttactgcagtattactgcacatttactgcatttgtacttcactgtactgcagttgtactgcagttatttttgtacggaagtacaaatgcaataaagctacagcacATTGAAGTaaaactgtaggtttgcaatataaaaaaagtgcagtaaatgtgcagtaatactgcggtaaaagtgcagtaaatgtgcagtaatactgcagcaAAAGTGCAGTATtctagttttttcatgtccaaaaaactgcagtattacttcagaaaaaactgcagtaatttttcgtaagggggtAGCCATTTCTCCCTAAAGACTTCAGTGATTCTCGTTCTTGCTTCTTTCTCATGTGTCACTCCCTCCAAGTCAGGAGTGATGGAGGTTTGAACAAGCGTCCCTGAATATAGAAGGTACTACACCTATCCTCTGTGCCTGCCCACAGACATAAGATGTCTGCCTGCCTGCTCCTCTTACCAGCTCCAGCATTCAATGACCTTTTATAACCCGGGCATGCTCCTAGCTTTCTTGATAAAGAATCGTACTTCCTGGCCCTGATTGTTGTCCTGTGGTGTTTTGTATCTTAGCCTTTTCTCTAGTTTTGACTCCTTTGTCTTTGGTACTGTGCTATTGTTCCCCTTATGCATTACCTGCTTGTTCTAAAGACCCTGTTGCGGTGAGCCTGTTCCGAGGCTCCCTGCTTCTTCCAGTTGTGTCTCCAGATGGCGCCAGACAAAAAGTCTAAGTCTACAGTATCCAGCTATCTGCTACTAGGCTGCCCCCAGACGAGTTCTGAGCCCGATCCTGCACAGGGACTCGCAGCCCTTGgatttattatgtcatattccTTCACAATTCTTTAAGCGTCTACCACAAAACTaagcattttatatagcacctttttttccattacagaTGAGTTAAGGCTGTATATAAAGGTCAATGTAATTATTTCTTAATGGAGTTCATTTTCTTAGTACGAAAGCATCCAGTGATAAATTACATGTTTCCGTCGCACAGCCGGTTATTTTGAGCCTCCCCGTTGTAATAAAATTCTTTCAGCGTGTATAACAATATCTGATGAAAGCTCGAAAAATCATTGACTAGCAAACAGGAAGTGTAATTAGTCCTTGAAATAGCAACCGTCATTATATTCATAATGATAACTTCTAGCACTTAACACCACACcttagaaaataatatattttttctggctgtaatgaaaaaaaataagcacacCTTGTAACAAACactaattaaaaagtaaaatctaaGGATTTCAATTAACAGTTACACCTAGGGTTGTACTTTTTTGGGTGATTGAAGGCGTTTATCTTAATTTCAGCAATCATCCACTTCAGCATTTCTGATGTTCTGTGTGAGAtctaagcatttttttaataactttgttACTTTGAATTCGAATAGTGGTGAAAATAAAACTCATTGGCCCGGAAGAGAATTATGATGGGAAAAGGTTAATAGTGTAAAGAAGGCATATCGCTGTAAGGGTTAATGGTTAAGAAAAGAGTAACTATGatgtttttctgtataaaaaaacatgtttttatgatGTTTTTCTGTATATAGGAGCTTTAAAGTAAAGTTATGTAGAATGGTATCATGTGATGCAGGATGCAGCTGACATTGACAGGATATGGAGAGCAGTATGAAGATCCAAGTTTTATCGAATTAACCCATTTATGAGCATGAAGGCTAATAAGCATAAAGACTCTTTTTGTACTactaaatgttattaaaatgggACCCTTCAAgctaaaaaaaaggagaccgCCACGGAGCAGCTCAGTGTGTGGTGTTGGGAATTTAGCCTTGCAGCCCGTCTCGCACTGAAGTAGCAAACAGCTTTGGGGGTCTCCCTGTACCGGAAGGGACGTAAGCATTATCAGTtccgtttttaaaaaaatcagatttttattcATGTATTTTGATTTGGTTAATAAACTACCGTATATGCATGATTTCATCCATCGAGTAAAAGCGTCATCTCTGTATCCTTGAGCCTGTTAACCCCTACCTGACCACGCAGGCATGTGCAGTTCTGGGTTAAAGCACATTATTCACAATTTAGCACAGAATAATCCTGTGTTATTTGTATACCAGTCCAAtctttggaacaaataaaataacattttaacaatttgaccATTGAGGATGCGTATTGGCAGTGACAATTAGTACAGGTACATTTCATAAATCTTGTGTTACTATCTCATCAAACATTTATTCTTGAGTCATGATTGCACCAAGCACTTTAATGGAACCTTTggtttctataaataaattaacatggAGTGAATCAGTGTACTTTTTGACTAACATTAGGAGTGGCCTGTGTTGTTCAGCAGTAAAATGCAGTCTTGATGGGCTCAACCCTTTTACCAACATGTGACCCTTTTACTGAATTGTTTAAGCAATGATCCTTCTTTAAAAGGACTATAGAAAATATAATCCCCACTGCATGGAATCTCTGCCAAAGCCTTCATTTTGCTTTTGCTCATTTTATAGAAATCACAATGCCAATGTGTTTAATAATTCATTACTAGAGGAACAGTAAAAATGGAACAAATATAATGCCCCCCCAGGCAGTGTTCCTTATTTACTTGCATTTGGTTAGAACATATGACCTAACTGAAGGACAAGCAGAGGTGACAGCCAAAGCAGGTGCGTTATAGCTGGGTGAGCCTGTATGGGTTTTAGTCTAACACCCAGCTCATTAAAAGCGAGTATAAGGCAGAGCTGATCTAGATCAAATGCCTCCTCTTGGGTCTTATTTAGATCCATATGGATGTGTGCAAGTTCTTTTAGTATCCCTGTAGGCATGTGGGATAGGGATGTTCGGCATGAATCCtcattttttgggaaaaaagttaatttcTTAACCAAGTAGCACTCAACTAATACTCGCATGTACAGAAGACTAAGTAGACTATTTAAGTAAACAGCCATGTGTGCAAAAAAATGCAAGACATCACTATGTGAGAGGAGATGATCTGGACAGTTTTTCTGGAGCCAGCTTGATATTTTAAGAGCTAAAGGCGACCTGGTAATTTCCAATACCTGTAAATGACTatgcatttacaaaacaaatattatgtCTTTTAAAAGGGCTGATAATTCCTctttttactgatttttttcacaataatacaaatttttttcaaaaatgcgttttttttattattcaaaaaaaaatgaacgacCGTTTCTtgtgaataaatatacatagacacaaataaaacaaaatacaatttacaGCTTTAGcgactgtaaaataaaatgctaaaagAATGAAACACCGGTATACAGACTTGTCTTCCATATATTTGGCTTGCAATAATTGTAATGGAGTTTAAGTACACCTGTATACTCATTCCAGCCGTAGCAGATATATTTGGAGTGATCTTTGAGACGGAAtatgcagacaaaaaaaaataaaataaaaaaagaaacacaatagaAAAAGTGCATAACACAAATAGAACCGATAAAAAAGATTGTCTACCAAGCAGCAAATTGAAATTTCATTTAACTGTCAAATTAAATACTGGTtgagtttaaaatattttacaaaataagcaaggctaaaaacaaaaatacattgaaaaaaataataaaattgcaaTATTTTGTAGAGATCCCGGTACCATGCATATTATATACTAGGAATGCACTGCCGTGGAACAGGTGCCTGAAAACACagcaatacataaataattaaactaTTACTGTAAAGTTAAATACGGTCTGTTATAAATAGCGGCTTAAACAGATATAGGTTGGCATTAAAGAGCCCCTGGCTATTCTACTGGTGTGGTGCAATAGAACAATGTCTATATGTCAATATGGGATCAGATATACATCGATTGTGTGTTAAAAGTCTTTACAAGCATGTTTTAGTACAGTATTACCATGGTATATATCAGAGATAAAGGGGAGGTGAAGATTTTCAacttaatgtttaaaaaaaacacaaaaaaaaacattatggctttaccttcaaaaaaaaaaaaaacacaggcgCGTAGGTAAGGATTACAGATGTTACTATATTTTCTGAGCGAGTGAAGATATTAAAATCTTATATAAATCTTTACTTAAGACTAAGAACAAGTAAATAGATTACATTCTGACAGCCTATAAAGATACTCAAAACTGGCTGAGGATTAATTATTCCTAtgacaaaaatcccagaaccaccaAGGTCGTTGGAGCTCTCAAAAAGTGTTATTAAATATACTTCAGCCAGACAATAATTCACAAGAGAATGGCTCAGATATTGGAAGAAAACACCTGTAAGATCTACAGCAACTGAGGATTTCCTAAATATTCTGAGACATTTTGAGGTAACTGAAGACAACGTTAGTCGAGCTACATTGGCAAGAAAGCTTTGCTCAGTGCCAATGTGGATTGGTCAACGTGACCTTTCTTAATAAGATCCTACACTTATTAAACTCGCCATTATGGAAAGTCTGTCCTCCCGCTGAAAAATACTGAAGTGCTGTTGGATGTTAAAGGCACTTGAGTTCAAACTTTCTGCTTGTAGTGAGACATAAACCCAAGATGACCAACAAAGTACTCTTTGGAAGCATGCCTGCAAAATGTTATTGTAACAAAacgctttccttttaaaaaaaaaaatttcatggaaaggaatatcacaaaaaaaaaaaaaaaaaaaagaaaattagtaaTTGGGAGTTCCCAAATTTCAGCAAGTTATATATTCTCCAGTAACCAGTCATTGCTGGAAACAGGTGGAACATTCAATGCGAGGTTTCCTTCCGAATCGTCCCTTGTTCCCTTATGAAGGGCTCCAGCTTCTTGATAGTACTCGTCTTCTTCATCAAAGTATCCGTTTTCCATAGCGTATGTGCAGTCTGCGCTGTTAGCAGCCTGGCAAGCACTTTTGTATTCCTGGATTGATTCATACAGCGAATACAACTGACAAAGGAGTGACATATCCAGTTGCCTGAGCCCAACCTtaaataataacagaaaaaaatgcaagttATTTGTTGTATTCTTAATCAGCAATAATAGTTACAAGTTAAAGGCGCTGTTCTACTTACGCTGCAGATTttataaaaactaaattacTCAAAAGTGTACACCGGCCTTTACATGATGTTATATCAGTAGGACAAAAAGTAATGTTAGCATATCACCAAGACGTCATGATCTGTAGTTAAATAAAACCATGCCAATATTTACTCTAAGTAGGATTAGGTTTGCGGAAGTCCAACTGTGAAAACAAGGGTACACCCTTAGcttctactatttttttttacgccaATAAGCATTTTAGGACAAGATGTTTCCTTTAAGCCTCTGAGTGTCTTGGGTCAggacacatttttttccccgtAGGAGACCGGGCCTTTTAGTTAGACTGATAGGCCAAGTTAAACTATTTGCAGATACCTGTGTATCGCACCACACAATATTATAGCAAACTTTAAAAGTACAGTATAGTACATAAGTGCAGATGGCTTGGTTCTCCTGTTGTAATTCATTCTCTAAATA contains:
- the FAM89A gene encoding protein FAM89A, whose amino-acid sequence is MSGSHTAVTPITPCMEGLPPLPKSLSGLLNSSGGSGWRDLERVYAQKSRIQDDLSRGGTSGSVQAHPKPPNLDAALALLRKEMVGLRQLDMSLLCQLYSLYESIQEYKSACQAANSADCTYAMENGYFDEEDEYYQEAGALHKGTRDDSEGNLALNVPPVSSNDWLLENI